From Vanrija pseudolonga chromosome 1, complete sequence, a single genomic window includes:
- the MLH3_1 gene encoding DNA mismatch repair protein MLH3, translating into MSRRSTRRSDAAAATTAAAINHLSAQTSATLRSSLVIPTLAQILSELAQNSLDAGAKRIDVWINVAPGDESLRVQDDGVGMSREQLGRIGERYVTSKGSATSVLGDTYGFRGEALASIGALCLLEVTSRAAKADTFARVIKNGNIIYTGKARDTVTSQHGTTVSVRDVFAAVPVRQAALGSGALTACRKVLETLALAWPAVAWSLWEERPSGARKVLGLRPAKNSLGMFKAVYGSAGVEKVQSVRVSSGQWRVDGFISLEGAVTKAHQHLYVNGFPLDTASELHLAIARRFASSAFATTAGDWDERPQTNRASPRRPERYPIYVLNVTVPPEGVDATYDPKKRQHGYRDAGRLTAFVVTVADEFLQRAGFGRREAPSERTPTKGSPLVPAKRRAEEGSERIATRLFSSRAAPDTASPEPVDDTNDPFGRRWIRDIVTQPAPNVFPVGRGQRGIPPADDGDAGPDDNPLEDDDNPTLLTTALRGPLSDVTFSHDSLADAVVLGQVDRKFICCVLRAETPTHEPTAALVILDQHAADERAAVEGIMDELCAGFAGDTMAVTDVELRVVLTREEAAVLESTAARRILRRWGIGLGEVMSGEYVQVDVTCVPALLERLARKDTAELTRLLKLYLPELGERGAEIDAVVAGLDGDARARVQALMPREMVELANSKACRGAIMFEDKLDAEQSARLVARLADTRTPWVCAHGRPTFVPACAWPSDKKNYKRPIDWAKWKHNVL; encoded by the exons ATGAGTCGGCGCAGTACACGGCGAAGCGATGCTGCCGCAGCcactaccgccgccgcgatcaACCACCTCTCGGCGCAGACCTCAGCCACCCTCCGCTCTTCCCTCGTGATCCCCACCCTCGCCCAGATCCTCTCCGAGCTGGCGCAGAACTCGCTCGATGCGGGTGCGAAACGCATCGACGTTTGGATAAACGTTGCTCCTGGGGATGAGAGTCTGCGCGTCCAGGACGACGGGGTGGGGATGagccgcgagcagctcggccgcatCGGCGAGCGATATG TGACGAGCAAGGGTAGCGCTACCTCCGTCCTTGGCGACACTTATGGCTTTCGAGGCGAGGCCCTCGCTTCCATCGGCGCGCTGTGCTTGCTCGAGGTTacgagccgcgccgccaaggcggacACATTTGCGCGGGTCATCAAG aaTGGCAATATCATCTACACTGGCAAGGCTCGGGACACGGTTACCTCGCAGCACGGCACGACCGTGAGCGTGCGCGACGTGTTCGCCGCCGTGCCTGTTCGCCAAGCGGCGCTAGGCAGCGGAGCGTTGACGGCGTGCCGCAAGGTGCTGGAAacactcgcgctcgcgtggCCGGCCGTGGCATGGAGCCTGTGGGAGGAGCGTCCATCCGGGGCTCGCAAGGTCCTCGGTCTTCGGCCA GCGAAGAACAGCCTCGGCATGTTCAAGGCAGTGTACGGCTCCGCCGGTGTGGAGAAGGTGCAGAGCGTGAGGGTCAGTTCTGGGCAGTGGCGCGTGGACGGGTTCATCAGCCTCGAGGGGGCAGTCACAAAG gCACACCAGCACCTCTACGTGAACGGGTTTCcgctcgacacggcgtcAGAGCTGCACCTCGCCATCGCACGCCGCttcgcgtcctcggcgttcGCGACCACCGCAGGCGACTGGGACGAACGACCGCAGACGAACCGCGCGTCCCCACGCCGGCCGGAACGGTACCCCATCTACGTGCTGAATGTGACCGTCCCGCCTGAGGGTGTGGACGCGACGTACGACCCGAAGAAGCGGCAGCACGGCTACAGG gACGCGGGCCGGCTCACTGCATTTGTGGTcactgtcgccgacgagttCTTGCAGCGCGCGGGCtttgggcggcgcgaggcacCGTCAGAGCGCACGCCGACCAAGGGCTcgccgctggtgccggcTAAGCGCCGCGCGGAGGAGGGATCGGAGCGGATAGCGACGCGGTTGTTTTCTTCACGAGCTGCTCCCGACACCGCGTCCCCAGAACCTGTCGACGACACGAACGACCCCTTCGGCCGCCGCTGGATTCGCGATATTGTGACG CAACCTGCTCCGAATGTCTTTCCTGTAGGCCGCGGGCAGCGGGGCATCCCACCAGCagacgatggcgacgcggGCCCCGACGATAACCCactcgaggacgacgacaaccccACCCTTCTGACCACGGCTCTCCGCGGCCCGCTATCGGACGTAACGTTCTCACATGACAGTCTCGCCGACGCAGTGGTTCTGGGGCAAGTTGACCGCAAGTTCATTTGCTGCGTCCTGCGAGCCGAAACGCCCACGCACGAGCCGACCGCAGCGCTTGTCATTCTCGACCAGCACGCGGcagacgagcgcgcggccgtcgaggggATAATGGACGAGCTATGCGCGGGGTTCGCGGGCGACACGATGGCCGtgaccgacgtcgagctgcgcgttgTCCTgacgcgcgaggaggcggccgtgctcgagtccaccgccgcgcggcgcatcCTCCGCAGGTGGGGTATCGGCCTCGGGGAGGTCATGTCGGGCGAGTACGTCCAGGTGGACGTGACGTGCGTGCcagcgctgctcgagcgcctaGCGAGGAAGGACACGGCCGAGCTCACGCGCCTCCTCAAGCTCTACCTCCCGGAACTGGGCGAGCGGGGAGCCGagatcgacgccgtcgtggcgGGGCTGGATGGcgacgcacgcgcgcgcgtccaaGCGCTCATGCCGCGCGAGatggtcgagctcgccaactCAAAGGCCTGCCGAG gcgcCATCATGTtcgaggacaagctcgacgccgagcagagcGCACGCCTGGTCGCGCGGCTCGCAGACACCCGCACGCCGTGGGTGTGCGCTCACGGCCGGCCGACGTTTGTGCCAGCGTGCGCGTGGCCCTCCGACAAGAAGAACTACAAACGGCCGATTGACTGGGCCAAGTGGAAGCACAACGTGTTGTAA